One stretch of Zingiber officinale cultivar Zhangliang chromosome 6B, Zo_v1.1, whole genome shotgun sequence DNA includes these proteins:
- the LOC121990968 gene encoding 60S acidic ribosomal protein P2B-like, translated as MKIVAAYLLAVLGGNPNPSADDIRSILESVGAEAEDKRINHFLAEVKGKDITEVIAAGREKFASVPSGGSVAAIGVAAPGSGGTGGAPTAEEPKKEEKVEEKEESDEVKLPVFPSRKFSFPT; from the exons ATGAAAATTGTGGCGGCTTATCTCCTGGCCGTCCTCGGCGGCAACCCCAACCCCTCCGCCGATGATATCAGATCCATCCTTGAATCAG TGGGAGCGGAGGCAGAGGATAAGAGGATCAACCACTTCCTCGCGGAAGTCAAGGGCAAGGACATAACGGAAGTCATCGCTGCCGGCCGGGAGAAGTTCGCTTCCGTGCCCTCCGGTGGCTCTGTGGCTGCCATCGGGGTCGCCGCCCCTGGTAGCGGCGGCACGGGCGGCGCCCCAACTGCAGAGGAGcctaagaaggaggagaaggtggaggagaaggaggaaTCCGACGAGGTGAAACTCCCTGTCTTTCCCTCCCGCAAATTTTCGTTTCCGACATAA